The window CGGTGGCTACCTGTTCGCGGGCCTGCAGACCTTCGTGGTCGCGGCGATGCCTTCCATGAGCGACTACAAGAACGTGTTCGCCTTCGTGCTGATCATCATGCTGATCACCTGGCGCCCGACCGGCCTGCTCGCCGAACGCGGAAGCGAGCGTGTATGACCGGGCTTTTCCCTCCTAAACCGGCCGCCGTCTGGCCCCTGATCGCGGCCGTCGCCTTCGCCGCGGCGGCGCTGACGACGCTGGTGCTGATCGAAAACCAGAAGCTGCTCGGCCTGACGCTGGCCGGCATCGCCGCGATCTGCTTTGCCGCCGCGCGGTTCGGCGGGGTCGCCGCGACCGAGGCCGCGGCGTCTGAAAATCCGTGGTTGCTGCGCGGCCTGATCACGATTGCCGCCATCGGCGTGCTTTATGTGCTGCGCGACGACAATTTCGGCCTGCTGATGGTGGCGACGGTGCTGATCTACGCCACCGTCTGCATCGGCCTCACCATCCAGATGGGCTACACCGGCCTGACCAATTTCGCCGCCGCCGCCTTTGTCGGCACCGGCGGCTATACCGCGGCGATGCTCGGCCAGAAGGGCGGCCTGCCCGACCCCCTCGTGCTGATCGGGGGTGGGTTGGTCGCGGTGTTCATCGGCTCGCTGCTGATCCTGCCGGTACTGCGCACCCGCGGCCACTACGCCGCGCTGACGACGCTGGCCTTCGGCGTGATGTTCAACGTCTTTCTCGACGCCAACGAACTGCTCGGCGGACCGCAGGGCCTGAAGATCCCCGGCATCAACCTGTTCGGCTGGGACTTCTCCAGCGACCTGCAGATTCTCGGCATCACCTTCTCGTTCTACGTCAACTACGTGATCCTGACCGGTGTGCTGACAGCGCTGGCGATGATCCTCGCCGGCCTGCTCGACAAGTCCTGGATCGGCGTCTGGCTCGATGTGGTGCGTCTCGACGAGACCGCGGCTGCCGTGTTCGGGCTCAAGATCGGCACCTGGAAGATCCTCGCTTTCACGCTCGGCAATTTCCTCGCCGGCCTGATGGGCGCGGTCTACGCCAAAATGACCGGTTTCATCGCGCCGAGCAATTTCACCTTCGGCGACTCGCTGGTGATGGTGTCGATCGTGATTCTCGGCGGCATCGGCAATCGCTGGGGCGTACTGCCGGCGGCGCTGATCGTGGTGTTGCTGCCGGAGAAGCTGCAATTCATCCAAGAATATCGCCTGCTGCTCTATGCCATCCTGGTGATCGTGATCCTGATCATGCGGCCCGACGGCCTCGTCGCGCGCCGGGTGCGGACGCTGCGCATGGAGGCCCGCTCATGACGGAGACCTCCACCACATCCCTGCTTGAAAGCCGCGGCCTAACGGTACGCTTCGGCGGCCTCTTGGCGCTGAACGAACTCGATATCGACGTTCGGCACGGCGAAGTGCTGGGCCTGATCGGCCCCAACGGCTCCGGCAAGACCACCTTCCTCAACGTCATCAGCGGCGTCTATTCCGCCAGCGCCGGCAGCATCAGGCTCGACGGCGTCGATATCACCACCGCGAGCCCGCAAAACCTGTCCAACCACGGGCTGGCGCGGACGTTTCAGCGCTCGCGGCTGTGCCTGCCGCTGTCGGTATTCGACAACATCGCGCTCGGCGCACAGAAGCGCCTCGACAACGGACTGTGGCACAATCTGGTGCGGCGCAAATCCTTCGCCGCGGAAGCCCGCACGATCGCGGCGGAAGCTCGCGAGCTGCTGTACGTCTTCAATCCCTCGCTCGCCGACAAGCTGTTCGAGCCGGCGATCTCGCTCGGCATGATCGACCGCCGCCGCGTGGAGATTTGCCGCGCGCTGATCGGCAAGCCGAAGCTGGTGCTGCTGGATGAACCCTCCGCCGGCATGACCCATGACGAGACCGACCAGGTGGTGGACGAGATTCTCGGCATCCGGAAATCGCTAGGCGGCCTGACCATCATCATCGTCGAACATGAAATGGGCCTGATCGAGCGCGTCACCGATCGTTGCGTGGTGCTGAATTACGGCAAGAAAATCTGCGAAGGCCGCTTCCGCGATGTCGCCGCCGATCCCGTGGTTCGCGAAGCCTATCTGGGGCAGTCATGACAGGCCGGCTGATCGTCCAGGACATCTTTACGGCCTATGACCGCGCTGACGTGCTGTCCGGCCTGTCCATCGAGGTGGCGCCCGGCACCATCACCTGCATTCTCGGCTCGAACGGCGCCGGCAAGTCGACGCTGATCCGTTCGATCCTGCGGCTGACTCCGCCGCGCGCCGGCTCGATCGCCTTCGACGGCACCACGCTCGATCACATGCAGACCCACGAGATCATCGGCCTCGGCATCGCCTGCATTCCCGAGGGCCGGCGCATCTTCGCCAAGATGACCGTCGAGGAGAACCTGCGGGTCGGCGCCTATCTGGTCGGCTCGGATAAGACGATCCGGACCCGGCTGGACAAGGTCTATGAGACCTTTCCGCGGCTCAAGGAGCGCGCCAGGCAGTTGGCCGGCACCATGTCGGGCGGCGAGCAGGCGATGGTCTCGATCGGGCGCGGCCTGATGACCGAACCGAAACTGCTGATCATCGACGAGCCCTCGCTCGGCCTGTCGCCATTGTTCGTGCAGGAGAATTTCAACGTCATCCGGCGCATCAACGAAACCGGGGTGACGGTGCTGCTGGTCGAGCAGAACGTCAACCAGACGCTGGCGATCTCGCATTATGGCTACGTGCTGTCGCAAGGCCAGATCGTGGTGCACGGCACGCCCGAAGTGTTGGCCGCCGACGCAGAGGTACAGCGTGCCTATTTTGGCGGTGCCCACTAACCGCCTGCCCTACCTCGCCTGCTGATCGCTGGCCCGGATTTTGCTCCGCATTCCTGATCGTTGTGCTTTACTGAGCATGACATCCAGCGTTGACGCGTGAGTACCCATGACAGACCTCGGCTCCACCATCGGTTCCGCATCCGCAAAAGGCGCACGCCGGCAGCTTTCGGTTGGCTTTGTGCTGGTCCCCAATTTCACGTTGATCGCCTTCTCGGCGATCGTCGACCTGCTGCGGCTGGCCGCCGACGAAGGCGACCGCAGCCGGCCGGAACGGTGTTCGTGGAGCGTGCTGGCGCCGGATCTCAATCCGGTCACCGCCAGCTGTGGCCTGCAGGTGCTGCCTTGGGAGACTTTCGATCGGCCGGAGCGCTTTGATTACATCGTGGTGATCGGCGGGCTGATCGACCGCGACTCGACCTATCATCCCAAGACACTGGAATTTCTCCGCGATGCCGCGGCCAAGGGCGTGTCGATCGCCGGCGTCTGCACCGGCAGTTTCGCGCTGGTGGAAGCCAAGCTGATGAGCGGGCGCAAATGCTGCGTCAGCTGGTACCATTTCCCGGACCTGATCGAGCGTTATGGCGACATCATTCCGGTAGCCGACCAGCTGTTTGTCGAGGACGGCAAGTTCATCACTTGCGCCGGCGGCCTTGCGGCGCTGGATCTCGGCGCCTGGATGGTGGAACGCCATCTCGGCCCCGGCCGCGCACAGAAGAGCCTGCACATCATGGTGACCGACTCGGCACGCCCCGCCGCCGGCGCGCAACCGCAGCCACCGAGCGTCGGCACCGTCGACGATCCCCGGGTGCGCCGCGCCATGCTGCAGATCGAGCAGAACCTCAGCACGCCGCAGAAGGTCGAGGACATCGCACAAGGCGTCGGCCTGTCGAAGCGTCAGCTAGAGCGCATCTTCCGAAAAGTGGTCGGCAAGAGCATCCAGGAATTCTCGCGCGATCTGCGCGTGTTCTATGGCCTCTGGCTGCTCGCCAATTCCGACAAGACCATTACGGCCGTCGCCACCGAGAGCGGCTTCTCGGATATCTCGCATTTCAACCGGCTGTTCCGGGCGACCTTCGGCTGCGCGCCTTCCACGTTGCGCCGTGAGGGCGCCGACGCCATGAAGCTGACGATCCAGCGCTGGCAGACCGCGCAATCCAAGATGCTGTCGGACATGCACATCGCCGCGGCGAAAACACTGGCCGATCGACATGCGGCCATGGGCCGGCCAGGCGAGATTGCAGCGCCGATCGCAGCTCTGGCGCGACCACCGCTGCCGGGGATCGATCTGGAAACGCTCGGCTTCCTGCAGCGCGAGCGGCGTCCGTATTTCTGATCGACCACGTGTTGCCGGCGGACGTTGCCAGACACGTCGCCGGGCTCTAGTTTTATCGCGGCGTCTTTGACGCCCACTAGCGCGCTTCAATGATGCAGCGTGCCATAGGCAAGGCCTGCCGAACCCAGTTACAAAGGGGCGGAGGCGTTTGCGACAGAGGGCGGCTCTTCCCACGCATCAATCGTGGAGAACCGCATGAACCTCGAAGCCTACCGCATCGCCGTCGAGCCATTTTATCAGCCCGTCCGCGACGAGATCGCTATCTTCGAGGCGGCCTATGCCGAACGTCTCCCCGTGATGCTCAAGGGCCCGACCGGCTGCGGCAAGACCCGCTTCGTCGAACACATGGCGTGGCGGCTCGGCCGGCCGCTGGTCACCGTGGCGGCGCATGAGGACATGACCGCCTCCGACCTTGCCGGCCGCTATCTGCTCGAACCGCAGGGAACGGTATGGCACGACGGCCCGCTGACGCTGGCGGTGCGCCATGGTGCGATCTGCTATCTCGACGAGATCGTCGAGGCGCGGCAGGACACCACCGTCGTGATCCATCCGTTGACGGACGCGCGGCGCATCCTGCCGCTGGAAAAACACAACGAGATCGTGCCGGCGCATGACGATTTCCAGCTCACGATTTCCTACAATCCCGGCTACCAGAGCGCGGTGAAGGATTTGAAAGAATCCACCAAGCAGCGATTTCTGGCGATCGATTTCAACTATCCCTCGCCCGCGATCGAGGCGGCGATCGTCGCGCGCGAGGCAGGCACGGACGACGCGCTGGCGTTGATCCTTGTCGCCATCGGCGAACGCTCGCGCAACCTGCAGGGCCACGGCCTCGACGAGGGCGCCTCGACCCGGATGCTGATTCATGCCGGCCGACTGATCCGCGCCGGCCTGCCGCTTGAGGCCGCGGTGAAATCGAGCATCGTGCTGCCGATCACCGACAATCCCGATATTCGCCAAGCACTCAGCGCGGCGATCGAGGCCTGTCTGCCGTGAATGATATTTCCACGTCAGCGTCCTTGCAGGTGGCGCGCACGCCGAACGGCGCGATGCACCGGCTCGATCTGCTGATGCGGCAGCGCGAGTCGCTGCGGCCGCTGTTCGTCGCGGCAAGGGACAATCTTGCAGCGCGTTTCGATGCCGACGAACTCGGAGATTGGGCCGAGGGCGTGCTGACACTCGCCAACGTCAACGCCGGTTCGACCTGTCTCCTCGCGTTCTGGAGCATCAGCAAGAGCCAGCCGACGAACGAGGGTCTCTCGCCTTTGATCGCAGCGGCGCACGCCAGCGCCAACATCTGCCGACACGCAGGTTCGAAGGCCGCGACGGCGACGATCGCCGCACTCGTCGTCGCCCGCCGCACGCTCGGGCCAGATACGGCGCTGGCGCACTGGTGGCGCATCATGGAGAATCTGGCGCTGCAGGCGCCGGAGTCGGTCGAAGCCGCGGCGTCGCGGATGGGAGAGATTTTGGCCGCCGGCAATCTCGACGCCTTCGCCAATTTTGTCGCCGCCGGATTGAAGGCATCATCGGGCAACAAACAGCGACGTCTGGCGTTCTTCAGCCTGCAGGAAGAGTTGGCACGCCGCCTCTTGGCACACTCCTCCGGTGGAACCGGCTTCGCCGAAACCGAACGCCCGACAAAGGCCTTCGTAACCGCGCTATGGGGACGTCCGCCTTCGCTGCGAAGCCTGCCGATGGAACAGGGACAGTCGGCGCAACGCCGCGCATCGATCGCCGGGCCGCTGATCCGGCTGCCGGAGTTTTATCGCGGCGTCGCCGATGGCGCTGCGCCCGCGCTGTACCGCGCTGCCGCCGCCCACGCGCAGGCGCATCTGGTTTTCGGCGGCACGCGGTTTGACGTGGGCAAGCTGAAGCCGCTGCAAGTCGCACTGGTGACGCTGATCGAGGACGCCCGCGTCGAAATACTCGCCATGCGCCAGCTTCCCGGCCTGCGGCGGCTTTGGTCGCCGTATCACGTTGCCATACCCTCCGGCGCCGCCACCGCACCGATGTTGCTGGCCCGGCTGGCACGCGCACTGTTCGATCCGGGCCATGTCGATGACGACGGCTTTGTCAGCAAGGGTCGGCGGCTGTTCGAGGCGGCGCTACCCCGCATCGACGATCCCCTCGTCAGCCGCGAGATCGGCATGCTGCTCGGCAACGACCTCGGCCAGATGCGCGTGCAGTTCAACGCGAAAACCTATGTGGTCGAGCCCATCTATCGCGACGACGGGCTCGGCCTGTGGGATTTTGGCGAGGCGGCGCCGGTATCCGACGAAGTGCTCGAACTCACCGTCGATGCGGCGCGGAGCGAGCCGAAGGACGATCCGGATCGAGGTGATGCAGACCCGGATGCAACGGCCGACGACCATGCCACTGGCCGCGCCCGGCCGGTGGCACCGGATCGGCGCGGCAGCGTGATCGCGACCTATCCGGAATGGGATCGCGCGCATGGCGTCGAACGGCCGGACTGGACCACGGTGCGGGAGGTGCCCGCACTGCCCGGCGATCCCCGCATTGTTGAAGCGGCGCTCGATACCGCAGAGGCATTGCGCAGCCGAATCCGGCAGCTCGTACGCGGCGTGCGAATCGGTCGGACGGTGCGGCTGAAGCAACAACGCGATGGTCACGATCTCGATGTCGACGCCATGATCGAGGCCGGCATCGCGCAGCGCCTAGGCCAGGAGCCCGATCCGCGCATCTTTCGCGCATCAACGGCAACGCATCGCGACCTCGCAGTGCTGCTGCTGATCGACATTTCCGAATCGACGCGGGATCGCCTTGCCTCTGGCAGCTCTATCCTCGATGTCGAGCGTCTTGCAGTCGCCGTGCTTGCGGAAGCGATGAGTGCGCTCGGCGATCCCTTTGGATTGCTCGCCTTCGCCTCGAACGGACGCGACGATGTCGAGATGACGAATGTGAAAGCGTTCGACGAAGCCTACGATCGCGCCTGCATCGGCCGTCTCGCGGGATTGTCATCCGGCCTGTCGACGCGGCTCGGCACCGCGCTGCGCCATGCCGGCGCGGTGATCGGCCCCGCCCGCAGCTTCCGAAAACTGGTGATCGTGCTGACCGATGGCGAGCCCTCCGACATCGACGCCGACCCGCTCGATCTCGTCGAGGATGCACGGCGCGCTGCGCTGGGATTGAAGAGCCGCGGTATCGACGGATTCGGCGTGGTGCTAGATCCCCTCGGCATCAGCGCCGCCGCACGCATCTTCGGCCGCGGCAACACCATGCTGGTGCACCGCGCCGAGGATCTGCCGCGCCGGCTGTCGGAACTTTACTTTCGTCTGGCGCGGCGCTGATAGTTTCTCACGACGCGAGAAGCTCCTTCAGCTTGGCATCAATGAAATCGACATCCTTCGGGTTCGTGCCCGGGCCGCCGGCGAAGTGTCCCCAGATGGAAGGAACGGGCACCAGCTTGGCGTTCGGCATATGTGCCACCTCGATCTCACTGTCTGCCACTGGAAAGTAGAGATCGGTCTGCCCAGGCATGACGTAAGTTTTCGCCTTGATGGCGCCGA is drawn from Nitrobacteraceae bacterium AZCC 2146 and contains these coding sequences:
- a CDS encoding branched-chain amino acid transport system ATP-binding protein (product_source=KO:K01996; cath_funfam=3.40.50.300; cog=COG0410; ko=KO:K01996; pfam=PF00005; smart=SM00382; superfamily=52540); this translates as MTGRLIVQDIFTAYDRADVLSGLSIEVAPGTITCILGSNGAGKSTLIRSILRLTPPRAGSIAFDGTTLDHMQTHEIIGLGIACIPEGRRIFAKMTVEENLRVGAYLVGSDKTIRTRLDKVYETFPRLKERARQLAGTMSGGEQAMVSIGRGLMTEPKLLIIDEPSLGLSPLFVQENFNVIRRINETGVTVLLVEQNVNQTLAISHYGYVLSQGQIVVHGTPEVLAADAEVQRAYFGGAH
- a CDS encoding transcriptional regulator GlxA family with amidase domain (product_source=COG4977; cath_funfam=1.10.10.60,3.40.50.880; cog=COG4977; pfam=PF01965,PF12833; smart=SM00342; superfamily=46689,52317; transmembrane_helix_parts=Inside_1_19,TMhelix_20_42,Outside_43_408); this encodes MTDLGSTIGSASAKGARRQLSVGFVLVPNFTLIAFSAIVDLLRLAADEGDRSRPERCSWSVLAPDLNPVTASCGLQVLPWETFDRPERFDYIVVIGGLIDRDSTYHPKTLEFLRDAAAKGVSIAGVCTGSFALVEAKLMSGRKCCVSWYHFPDLIERYGDIIPVADQLFVEDGKFITCAGGLAALDLGAWMVERHLGPGRAQKSLHIMVTDSARPAAGAQPQPPSVGTVDDPRVRRAMLQIEQNLSTPQKVEDIAQGVGLSKRQLERIFRKVVGKSIQEFSRDLRVFYGLWLLANSDKTITAVATESGFSDISHFNRLFRATFGCAPSTLRREGADAMKLTIQRWQTAQSKMLSDMHIAAAKTLADRHAAMGRPGEIAAPIAALARPPLPGIDLETLGFLQRERRPYF
- a CDS encoding ABC-type branched-subunit amino acid transport system permease subunit (product_source=COG4177; cog=COG4177; pfam=PF02653; superfamily=53474; transmembrane_helix_parts=Outside_1_9,TMhelix_10_32,Inside_33_36,TMhelix_37_59,Outside_60_68,TMhelix_69_87,Inside_88_93,TMhelix_94_116,Outside_117_146,TMhelix_147_169,Inside_170_173,TMhelix_174_191,Outside_192_227,TMhelix_228_250,Inside_251_283,TMhelix_284_306,Outside_307_320,TMhelix_321_343,Inside_344_354,TMhelix_355_373,Outside_374_387), which encodes MTGLFPPKPAAVWPLIAAVAFAAAALTTLVLIENQKLLGLTLAGIAAICFAAARFGGVAATEAAASENPWLLRGLITIAAIGVLYVLRDDNFGLLMVATVLIYATVCIGLTIQMGYTGLTNFAAAAFVGTGGYTAAMLGQKGGLPDPLVLIGGGLVAVFIGSLLILPVLRTRGHYAALTTLAFGVMFNVFLDANELLGGPQGLKIPGINLFGWDFSSDLQILGITFSFYVNYVILTGVLTALAMILAGLLDKSWIGVWLDVVRLDETAAAVFGLKIGTWKILAFTLGNFLAGLMGAVYAKMTGFIAPSNFTFGDSLVMVSIVILGGIGNRWGVLPAALIVVLLPEKLQFIQEYRLLLYAILVIVILIMRPDGLVARRVRTLRMEARS
- a CDS encoding branched-chain amino acid transport system ATP-binding protein (product_source=KO:K01995; cath_funfam=3.40.50.300; cog=COG0411; ko=KO:K01995; pfam=PF00005,PF12399; smart=SM00382; superfamily=52540), which translates into the protein MTETSTTSLLESRGLTVRFGGLLALNELDIDVRHGEVLGLIGPNGSGKTTFLNVISGVYSASAGSIRLDGVDITTASPQNLSNHGLARTFQRSRLCLPLSVFDNIALGAQKRLDNGLWHNLVRRKSFAAEARTIAAEARELLYVFNPSLADKLFEPAISLGMIDRRRVEICRALIGKPKLVLLDEPSAGMTHDETDQVVDEILGIRKSLGGLTIIIVEHEMGLIERVTDRCVVLNYGKKICEGRFRDVAADPVVREAYLGQS
- a CDS encoding nitric oxide reductase NorQ protein (product_source=KO:K04748; cath_funfam=3.40.50.300; cog=COG0714; ko=KO:K04748; pfam=PF07728,PF08406; smart=SM00382; superfamily=52540) encodes the protein MNLEAYRIAVEPFYQPVRDEIAIFEAAYAERLPVMLKGPTGCGKTRFVEHMAWRLGRPLVTVAAHEDMTASDLAGRYLLEPQGTVWHDGPLTLAVRHGAICYLDEIVEARQDTTVVIHPLTDARRILPLEKHNEIVPAHDDFQLTISYNPGYQSAVKDLKESTKQRFLAIDFNYPSPAIEAAIVAREAGTDDALALILVAIGERSRNLQGHGLDEGASTRMLIHAGRLIRAGLPLEAAVKSSIVLPITDNPDIRQALSAAIEACLP
- a CDS encoding nitric oxide reductase NorD protein (product_source=KO:K02448; cath_funfam=3.40.50.410; cog=COG1240; ko=KO:K02448; pfam=PF00092; smart=SM00327; superfamily=53300), which encodes MNDISTSASLQVARTPNGAMHRLDLLMRQRESLRPLFVAARDNLAARFDADELGDWAEGVLTLANVNAGSTCLLAFWSISKSQPTNEGLSPLIAAAHASANICRHAGSKAATATIAALVVARRTLGPDTALAHWWRIMENLALQAPESVEAAASRMGEILAAGNLDAFANFVAAGLKASSGNKQRRLAFFSLQEELARRLLAHSSGGTGFAETERPTKAFVTALWGRPPSLRSLPMEQGQSAQRRASIAGPLIRLPEFYRGVADGAAPALYRAAAAHAQAHLVFGGTRFDVGKLKPLQVALVTLIEDARVEILAMRQLPGLRRLWSPYHVAIPSGAATAPMLLARLARALFDPGHVDDDGFVSKGRRLFEAALPRIDDPLVSREIGMLLGNDLGQMRVQFNAKTYVVEPIYRDDGLGLWDFGEAAPVSDEVLELTVDAARSEPKDDPDRGDADPDATADDHATGRARPVAPDRRGSVIATYPEWDRAHGVERPDWTTVREVPALPGDPRIVEAALDTAEALRSRIRQLVRGVRIGRTVRLKQQRDGHDLDVDAMIEAGIAQRLGQEPDPRIFRASTATHRDLAVLLLIDISESTRDRLASGSSILDVERLAVAVLAEAMSALGDPFGLLAFASNGRDDVEMTNVKAFDEAYDRACIGRLAGLSSGLSTRLGTALRHAGAVIGPARSFRKLVIVLTDGEPSDIDADPLDLVEDARRAALGLKSRGIDGFGVVLDPLGISAAARIFGRGNTMLVHRAEDLPRRLSELYFRLARR